From the genome of Triticum aestivum cultivar Chinese Spring chromosome 3B, IWGSC CS RefSeq v2.1, whole genome shotgun sequence, one region includes:
- the LOC123072822 gene encoding transcription factor PCL1 produces the protein MGEEAGGYDFDFGGGGYGGYDGRVTEWETGLPGCDELTPLSQPLVPPGLAAAFRIPPEPGRTLLDVHRASSATVSRLRSASSSPSSGNGHATGGGSFPSFPGKAAAAAEAGEDSGNRDNNSAESGGDKSAAAATKRARLVWTPQLHKRFVEVVAHLGIKSAVPKTIMQLMNVEGLTRENVASHLQKYRLYVKRMQGLSNEGPSASDHIFASTPVPPSLREPQVPVPHAAAMAPAMYHHHPAPMGGVAAGHGGYYQQQHSGHAVYNGYGGHGHGGGVSSYPHYHHGDQ, from the coding sequence atgggggaggaggccggcggctacGATTTTGACTTCGGGGGAGGGGGCTATGGCGGGTACGACGGGAGGGTGACGGAGTGGGAGACGGGCCTGCCGGGGTGCGACGAGCTGACCCCGCTGTCGCAGCCGCTGGTGCCGCCGGGGCTCGCCGCGGCGTTCCGCATCCCGCCGGAGCCGGGGCGGACGCTCCTCGACGTGCACCGCGCGTCCTCCGCCACCGTGTCCCGCCTCCGCTCCGCCTCCTCGTCCCCCTCCTCGGGCAACGGCCACGCCACGGGGGGCGGGTCCTTCCCCTCCTTccccggcaaggcggcggcggcggcggaggccggggAGGACAGCGGCAACCGGGACAACAACTCGGCGGAGTCGGGCGGGGacaagtcggcggcggcggcgacgaagcgGGCGCGGCTGGTGTGGACGCCGCAGCTGCACAAGCGGTTCGTGGAGGTGGTGGCGCACCTGGGGATCAAGAGCGCGGTGCCCAAGACCATCATGCAGCTGATGAACGTGGAGGGGCTCACCCGCGAGAACGTCGCCAGCCACCTCCAGAAGTACCGCCTCTACGTCAAGCGGATGCAGGGCCTCTCCAACGAGGGGCCCTCCGCCTCCGACCACATCTTCGCCTCCACCCCGGTGCCGCCCAGCCTCCGCGAGCCCCAGGTGCCGGTGCCGCACGCCGCCGCCATGGCCCCCGCCATGTACCACCACCACCCGGCCCCCATGGGCGGCGTCGCCGCCGGCCACGGCGGCTACTACCAGCAGCAGCACAGCGGCCACGCCGTCTACAACGGGTACGGCGGACACGGCCACGGCGGCGGCGTCTCCTCCTATCCGCACTACCACCACGGCGACCAGTAG